In one Solanum stenotomum isolate F172 unplaced genomic scaffold, ASM1918654v1 scaffold29837, whole genome shotgun sequence genomic region, the following are encoded:
- the LOC125851766 gene encoding probable indole-3-pyruvate monooxygenase YUCCA5 yields MSSFSDKDRCVWVNGAVILERAHCIPSLWQIKTYDRLKLHLPKHFEHSQRKIPVLDIGALEKISSDKVKVFPGINKFSCEFQSVILATGYCSNIPYWLKESEFVCKNDYPKAQYPNKWKGKCRVGFEKRRLAAGASAFVRKGQNSAHRVSFKF; encoded by the exons atgtcTAGTTTTTCAGATAAAGATAGATGTGTTTGGGTGAATGGCGCTGTTATCTTAGAAAGAGCTCATTGTATTCCTTCTTTATGGCAAATAAAAACTTATGATCGATTGAAACTTCACCTTCCTAAGCA TTTTGAGCACAGTCAAAGGAAAATCCCTGTTCTTGACATTGGTGCTTTGGAGAAAATCAGTTCCGACAAAGTTAAGGTTTTTCCTGGAATCAACAAGTTTTCATGTGAATTTCAATCAGTTATTCTTGCCACTGGCTACTGCAGCAATATTCCATATTGGCTAAAG GAAAGTGAATTTGTGTGCAAGAATGATTACCCAAAAGCACAATATCCTAACAAGTGGAAGGGAAAATGTAGAGTTGGATTCGAAAAGAGAAGGCTGGCAGCTGGTGCTTCTGCATTCGTTAGGAAAGGACAAAACTCTGCTCATAGAGtttcctttaaattttaa